One stretch of Burkholderia pyrrocinia DNA includes these proteins:
- a CDS encoding DUF3562 domain-containing protein, with product MSKDNLLDSLKEAAQQRAIGADQLRAMLDDEVRVLSSGARVHDYIHVFAIRHLRERMRQQDDLDRDTRADTQPTESDPRPSHRL from the coding sequence ATGTCCAAGGACAATTTGCTCGATTCACTCAAGGAAGCCGCCCAACAGCGTGCGATCGGCGCAGACCAGTTGCGCGCGATGCTCGACGACGAAGTGCGCGTGCTGTCGTCCGGCGCGCGCGTGCACGACTACATCCACGTGTTCGCGATCCGGCACCTGCGCGAACGGATGCGCCAGCAGGACGATCTCGACCGCGACACGCGGGCCGATACACAGCCCACTGAATCCGATCCGCGCCCGAGCCATCGGCTATGA
- a CDS encoding DMT family transporter, whose protein sequence is MRPPASAFPLHVRPGVRVAALTSVAMLAFASNSLLCRLALQAGRIDAASFGSLRLVSGALMLAIVARAGARRPAPPADWPAAAMLFAYVACFSFAYLTVSAATGALILFGAVQLTMFAAGWRAGERFAPAGWAGFGVALGGLLYLVSPGLAAPTPQGAALMTVAGIAWGIYSIRGRKPADPVAATAGNFLRAAPLALALSVALAARMRVTPAGVALAVLSGALTSGLGYVVWYAALRHLTAMRAAAIQLSVPPIAACGAVLFLSEQPTWRLALASAAILGGVAAVLATRARHAGTAP, encoded by the coding sequence ATGCGCCCGCCCGCCTCCGCATTCCCGCTGCACGTACGGCCGGGCGTGCGGGTCGCCGCGCTGACGTCCGTCGCGATGCTCGCATTCGCGTCGAATTCGCTGCTGTGCCGGCTCGCGCTGCAGGCCGGGCGGATCGACGCGGCCAGCTTCGGCAGCCTGCGCCTCGTGTCGGGCGCGCTGATGCTCGCGATCGTTGCCCGCGCGGGTGCGCGACGGCCCGCCCCGCCCGCGGACTGGCCCGCGGCGGCGATGCTGTTCGCCTATGTCGCGTGCTTCTCGTTCGCGTACCTGACCGTCAGTGCCGCAACCGGCGCGCTGATCCTGTTCGGCGCGGTGCAACTGACGATGTTCGCGGCAGGATGGCGCGCCGGCGAACGGTTCGCCCCGGCTGGCTGGGCCGGGTTCGGCGTCGCGCTCGGCGGGCTGCTGTATCTCGTGTCGCCGGGGCTCGCGGCACCGACGCCGCAAGGCGCGGCGCTGATGACCGTCGCCGGCATTGCATGGGGCATCTATTCGATACGCGGCCGCAAGCCCGCCGATCCGGTCGCGGCGACCGCCGGCAACTTCCTGCGTGCCGCACCGCTGGCGCTCGCGTTGAGCGTCGCGCTCGCCGCTCGCATGCGCGTGACGCCGGCCGGCGTCGCGCTTGCCGTGCTTTCCGGTGCGCTCACCTCGGGCCTCGGCTACGTCGTCTGGTATGCCGCGCTGCGGCACCTCACGGCCATGCGCGCCGCGGCAATCCAGTTGTCCGTGCCGCCGATCGCCGCGTGCGGCGCCGTGCTGTTCCTGTCCGAACAGCCGACCTGGCGGCTCGCACTCGCATCGGCCGCCATCCTCGGTGGCGTCGCAGCGGTGCTCGCGACCCGTGCCCGCCATGCGGGCACCGCGCCGTAA
- a CDS encoding lysozyme inhibitor LprI family protein, with amino-acid sequence MRVLTGLLCSLALAANVAHAQANCADATDQATMTACADRAYKKSDGDLNRTYQAVTARLRDARPLADKLVNAQRAWIAYRDAECGFSSANAEGGSVYPMVVSTCLDDLTKARTETLKAYLSCEEGDLACPVPAR; translated from the coding sequence ATGCGTGTCTTGACCGGTCTGCTGTGCTCGCTGGCACTGGCGGCGAACGTCGCTCATGCACAGGCGAATTGTGCGGACGCAACGGATCAGGCGACGATGACGGCGTGTGCCGATCGCGCGTACAAGAAATCCGACGGGGATTTGAACCGGACCTATCAGGCCGTCACCGCGCGCCTGCGCGATGCACGGCCGCTTGCCGACAAACTGGTGAATGCGCAGCGCGCGTGGATTGCATACCGCGATGCCGAATGCGGTTTCTCCAGCGCGAACGCCGAGGGCGGCAGCGTATACCCGATGGTCGTATCGACCTGCCTCGACGATCTGACGAAAGCGCGTACGGAAACGCTGAAGGCCTATCTGTCCTGCGAGGAAGGCGATCTCGCGTGCCCGGTGCCCGCCAGGTAA
- a CDS encoding response regulator codes for MIKVLIADDHTLVRDGLRHILQNASGFEVAGEACDGPSTIALVRSTPAQVLVLDLSMPGRNGVELIKQIKDEKPALRVLVLTMHAEQQYAVRAFRAGASGYLTKESASAELVGAVTKVASGGVYVSLAMAEQFAQSLNEPAETLPHQRLSDREFDVFRRIAAGQTLTEIAHALCVSAKTVSTYKTRILEKMQMPHEAALVRYAMRHKLLDETDDV; via the coding sequence ATGATCAAGGTGCTCATCGCCGACGACCATACGCTCGTGCGCGACGGTCTGCGGCACATCCTCCAGAACGCCAGCGGATTCGAGGTGGCTGGCGAAGCCTGCGACGGCCCGTCGACGATCGCGCTCGTGCGTTCGACGCCCGCGCAGGTGCTCGTGCTCGACCTGTCGATGCCGGGCCGCAACGGCGTCGAACTGATCAAGCAGATCAAGGACGAGAAGCCCGCGCTGCGCGTGCTCGTGCTGACGATGCACGCGGAGCAGCAATACGCAGTGCGCGCGTTCCGCGCGGGTGCGTCAGGCTATCTGACGAAGGAAAGCGCGAGCGCCGAGCTGGTCGGCGCGGTCACGAAGGTGGCGTCGGGCGGCGTCTACGTGAGCCTCGCGATGGCCGAGCAGTTCGCGCAGAGCCTGAACGAGCCGGCCGAGACGCTGCCGCACCAGCGGCTGTCCGATCGCGAATTCGACGTGTTCCGGCGGATCGCCGCCGGCCAGACGCTGACCGAGATCGCACACGCGCTGTGCGTGAGCGCGAAGACGGTCAGCACCTACAAGACGCGAATCCTGGAAAAGATGCAGATGCCGCACGAAGCGGCGCTGGTGCGTTACGCGATGCGGCACAAGCTGCTCGACGAAACGGACGACGTGTAA
- a CDS encoding DedA family protein/thiosulfate sulfurtransferase GlpE: MWHFPIAIPSSLGPWAVFASVLITQLGVPVPAVPMLILGGTMAAMGQASWASMFAAAIGATMLADSLWFFMGRTRGRRLLNGLVRFSLSLDTTLRFARNVFERYGAPLLVLSKFLPGLGLVSAPLLGTTAIGVGVFLFWDLAGASLWAAFWLVGGAAIHDQIVQFVLWVRASGGTILDAFLAIFITFLLYRWVRRVQFRRYLAQVRISPPQLVEMMTSDEPPLIFDARPKAIREREPYRIAGAVPVDLDSPDLLDPEMLKRPIVVYCVCPNEATAKRLIAKMQRKKMIHNIRALKGGLDAWEKHGYPVEPLPADLDSSRYFVRPEHGALEGEYTVRATLSK, from the coding sequence GTGTGGCACTTTCCCATTGCAATTCCATCGTCGCTCGGCCCGTGGGCCGTGTTCGCGAGCGTGTTGATCACGCAGCTCGGCGTGCCGGTGCCGGCCGTGCCGATGCTGATTCTCGGCGGCACGATGGCGGCGATGGGGCAGGCGTCCTGGGCCAGCATGTTCGCGGCGGCGATCGGTGCGACGATGCTCGCCGATTCGCTGTGGTTCTTCATGGGCCGCACGCGCGGCCGGCGCCTGCTGAACGGCCTCGTGCGCTTCTCGCTGTCGCTCGACACGACGCTGCGCTTCGCGCGTAACGTATTCGAACGATACGGCGCGCCGCTGCTCGTGCTGTCCAAGTTCCTGCCGGGCCTCGGCCTCGTGTCGGCGCCGCTGCTCGGCACGACCGCGATCGGCGTCGGCGTGTTCCTGTTCTGGGATCTGGCCGGCGCGTCGCTGTGGGCCGCGTTCTGGCTGGTCGGCGGCGCGGCCATTCACGACCAGATCGTCCAGTTCGTGCTGTGGGTGCGCGCGAGCGGCGGCACGATCCTCGACGCGTTCCTCGCGATCTTCATCACGTTCCTGCTGTACCGCTGGGTGCGCCGCGTGCAGTTCCGCCGCTATCTCGCGCAGGTGCGCATCTCGCCGCCGCAGCTCGTCGAGATGATGACGTCGGACGAGCCGCCGCTGATCTTCGACGCGCGGCCGAAAGCGATTCGCGAACGCGAGCCGTACCGGATCGCCGGCGCGGTGCCGGTCGATCTCGATTCGCCGGACCTGCTCGACCCGGAAATGCTGAAACGGCCGATCGTCGTTTATTGCGTGTGCCCGAACGAGGCCACCGCGAAGCGCCTGATCGCGAAGATGCAGCGCAAGAAGATGATCCACAACATCCGGGCGCTGAAGGGCGGCCTCGATGCGTGGGAGAAGCACGGCTATCCGGTCGAGCCACTGCCGGCCGATCTCGATTCGTCGCGCTATTTCGTGCGTCCCGAACACGGCGCGCTCGAAGGCGAATATACGGTGCGCGCGACGTTGTCCAAATAA
- a CDS encoding universal stress protein yields the protein MYKRIFVGLDGGPSARLALSEAIRIAAASGGEVTCAYVVEHRPQLVDVDAGFAAERDGDAAATAAATPVLDAAKAELAQQHVPGTVRALDAYGEDVATVLMRTAAETDADLIVMGTSGRHGLRRLLLGSVAESLLRTADRPVLLVRHSEPGTRGAPATA from the coding sequence ATGTACAAGCGGATTTTCGTCGGGCTCGACGGCGGCCCGAGCGCGCGTCTCGCGCTGAGCGAGGCGATCAGGATCGCGGCGGCGTCCGGCGGCGAGGTCACCTGCGCGTATGTCGTCGAGCATCGGCCGCAGCTCGTCGACGTCGACGCGGGCTTCGCGGCCGAGCGCGACGGCGATGCGGCGGCCACCGCTGCCGCGACGCCGGTGCTCGACGCTGCGAAAGCGGAACTCGCTCAGCAGCACGTGCCGGGCACCGTGCGCGCGCTCGACGCGTACGGCGAGGATGTCGCCACGGTGCTGATGCGCACGGCGGCCGAAACCGACGCCGACCTGATCGTGATGGGCACGAGCGGGCGGCACGGGCTGCGCCGGCTGCTGCTCGGCAGCGTCGCGGAATCGCTGCTGCGCACGGCCGACCGGCCCGTGCTGCTGGTACGGCACAGCGAGCCGGGCACGCGGGGCGCGCCGGCGACCGCGTGA
- a CDS encoding DUF4148 domain-containing protein yields the protein MKSLIKAVALAALVAAPVVSFAQSNQQPLTRAQVRAELVQLEKAGYNPNDWVNYPENIQAAQAKIAAAQNTGAQADATGYGANAAATSQSGQRVVVPAAADRSSVYFGH from the coding sequence ATGAAATCGCTGATCAAGGCAGTTGCACTGGCCGCCCTGGTGGCCGCACCGGTCGTCTCGTTCGCCCAATCGAACCAGCAGCCGCTGACGCGCGCGCAAGTGCGTGCCGAGCTGGTCCAGCTCGAAAAGGCCGGCTACAACCCGAACGACTGGGTGAACTACCCGGAAAACATCCAGGCCGCACAGGCAAAGATCGCTGCCGCGCAGAACACCGGCGCGCAGGCTGACGCAACGGGCTACGGCGCGAATGCAGCTGCGACGTCGCAGTCGGGCCAACGCGTGGTCGTGCCGGCCGCCGCCGATCGTTCGTCGGTGTACTTCGGCCACTAA
- a CDS encoding PAS domain S-box protein, with translation MTASGTPTRDSRGPTRLPSMLRQPLAAGIVALCAGAVLSLGVALLVREQWQGAVRTRFERRTTHVSAMLRHELQSGVAVLEGARGAFSLVPEMTPEQWRRYAETLDLDSGRSPVRQIGYVPLPPATRSALAGSKPMPGGALAAAALSAPPSSSPVVRFGASDAAPLARALQTGDIALGVHPADDDTSRDARTLTLFLPVSTSPHAAATPSGTREAGADGMLFAALSPRRLIERALDAERGIDLWMTAGGDPRAIVSVEATTDEASASPDLLRRTDVLNFGGTVLTLAYSADGRPSATGAQRAAGTVLAAGLIASFAFAALVHALMRGRSGATADSGASSRGILNEARMMGIIRSSMEAIITIDEKQTVVIFNPMAEQVFGVSAMEAIGAPLSRFIPERFRAAHARHVDQFGVTGVSERQMGRQRVLFGLRASGEEFPIEASISQIRDASGKLYTVMLRDITERLRAENALKQSREELRELSANLQNVREEEKTRIARELHDDLGQQLTALKMDLSVVEQQLRVPGRAQPDEGMLSHLQGMRRLIDATVASVRRIAADLRPVMLDDLGLVPAIEWLANDFTNRYGIDVERHIETGGLTFTSAGATTLFRIVQEALTNVARHADATRVALRLDIEDGFCVLRVADNGRGAAPGGAVHEDKSFGLIGIRERAHMLGGTVTIDTALARGFSITVALPLSTVQQETLIT, from the coding sequence ATGACCGCCAGTGGAACCCCAACGCGTGATTCCCGAGGGCCCACGCGCCTCCCGAGCATGTTACGCCAGCCGCTTGCGGCTGGCATCGTCGCGCTGTGCGCCGGCGCGGTGCTGTCGCTCGGCGTCGCGCTGCTGGTGCGCGAGCAGTGGCAAGGCGCCGTCCGTACGCGCTTCGAGCGCCGCACGACGCACGTGAGCGCGATGCTGCGCCACGAGCTGCAGTCCGGCGTCGCCGTGCTCGAAGGCGCGCGCGGCGCATTCAGCCTGGTCCCGGAAATGACGCCCGAGCAATGGCGCCGGTATGCGGAGACGCTCGATCTCGACAGCGGCCGCTCGCCGGTCCGGCAGATCGGCTATGTGCCGCTGCCGCCCGCGACACGCAGCGCCCTCGCCGGCTCGAAACCGATGCCGGGCGGCGCGCTCGCGGCCGCGGCGCTCAGCGCGCCCCCGTCGAGTTCGCCCGTCGTGCGCTTCGGCGCGTCCGACGCGGCGCCGCTGGCGCGCGCGCTGCAGACCGGCGACATCGCGCTCGGCGTTCACCCGGCCGACGACGACACGTCCCGCGACGCGCGCACCCTCACCCTGTTCCTGCCCGTGAGTACCTCGCCGCATGCGGCCGCCACGCCGTCCGGCACGCGCGAAGCCGGCGCCGACGGGATGCTGTTCGCGGCGCTGAGCCCGCGGCGCCTGATCGAGCGCGCGCTCGACGCGGAACGCGGGATCGACCTGTGGATGACCGCCGGCGGCGATCCGCGCGCGATCGTCAGCGTCGAGGCGACGACCGACGAGGCATCGGCTTCGCCCGACCTGCTGCGGCGCACCGACGTGCTGAATTTCGGCGGCACCGTGCTGACGCTCGCCTATTCCGCTGACGGCCGCCCGAGCGCAACCGGCGCGCAGCGCGCGGCCGGCACCGTGCTTGCCGCCGGACTGATCGCGTCGTTCGCGTTCGCGGCGCTCGTCCATGCGCTGATGCGCGGCCGGTCCGGCGCCACGGCCGATTCCGGCGCGAGCAGCCGCGGCATCCTCAACGAGGCGCGGATGATGGGCATTATCCGTTCGTCGATGGAAGCGATCATCACGATCGACGAAAAGCAGACGGTCGTGATCTTCAATCCGATGGCCGAGCAGGTGTTCGGCGTGTCCGCGATGGAGGCGATCGGCGCGCCGCTGTCGCGCTTCATCCCCGAGCGGTTCCGCGCCGCGCACGCGCGGCATGTCGACCAGTTCGGCGTGACGGGCGTTTCCGAGCGGCAGATGGGCCGCCAGCGCGTGCTGTTCGGGCTGCGCGCCAGCGGCGAGGAATTTCCGATCGAGGCGTCGATCTCGCAGATTCGCGACGCGTCGGGCAAGCTCTATACGGTGATGCTGCGCGACATCACCGAGCGGCTGCGCGCCGAGAATGCGCTGAAGCAATCGCGCGAGGAATTGCGCGAACTGTCGGCGAACCTGCAGAACGTACGTGAAGAAGAAAAGACGCGCATCGCGCGCGAGCTGCACGACGACCTCGGCCAGCAGCTCACCGCGCTGAAGATGGATCTGTCGGTGGTCGAGCAGCAGTTGCGCGTACCCGGCCGCGCGCAGCCGGACGAAGGCATGCTGTCGCACCTGCAGGGCATGCGGCGGCTGATCGACGCGACGGTCGCGTCGGTGCGGCGCATCGCGGCCGATCTGCGGCCGGTGATGCTCGACGATCTCGGCCTCGTGCCCGCGATCGAATGGCTCGCAAACGATTTCACGAACCGCTACGGGATCGATGTCGAGCGTCACATCGAAACGGGCGGCCTTACGTTCACCAGTGCGGGCGCGACCACGCTGTTCCGCATCGTCCAGGAAGCGCTGACGAACGTCGCGCGCCATGCGGATGCGACGCGCGTCGCGCTGCGGCTCGACATCGAGGACGGCTTCTGCGTGCTGCGCGTCGCGGACAACGGCCGCGGCGCGGCGCCCGGCGGCGCGGTCCACGAGGACAAATCGTTCGGCCTGATCGGCATTCGCGAGCGCGCGCACATGCTCGGTGGTACCGTGACGATCGACACCGCGCTCGCGCGCGGTTTCTCGATTACCGTCGCGTTACCGCTCAGTACCGTTCAACAGGAAACCCTCATCACATGA
- a CDS encoding DUF1326 domain-containing protein, whose product MSYHLEGRLLEVCNCRVLCPCWIGEDPDFGVCDTIVAWHVDKGTVDGVDVGGNTIAAVCRVPGNILEGNWTAAIYVSDTASAEQEQALLKVYTGQAGGPIAELAKLIGKVVSIERAPIRFDVEGARGTLSIGTDYHAELEPYLGPSGAQTTLTDTVFSTVPGAPVFVGKAPVYRSKNAAIGIDLDLKNHNALQSTFLFDA is encoded by the coding sequence ATGAGCTATCACCTGGAAGGCCGTCTGCTCGAGGTCTGCAACTGTCGCGTACTGTGCCCGTGCTGGATCGGCGAGGATCCGGATTTCGGCGTGTGCGACACCATCGTCGCATGGCATGTCGACAAGGGCACGGTCGATGGCGTCGACGTCGGCGGCAACACGATCGCCGCGGTGTGCCGCGTGCCTGGCAATATCCTGGAAGGCAACTGGACGGCCGCGATCTACGTCAGCGACACGGCGTCCGCCGAGCAGGAGCAGGCGCTGCTCAAGGTCTACACGGGACAGGCCGGCGGCCCGATCGCCGAACTCGCGAAACTGATCGGCAAGGTCGTGTCGATCGAGCGCGCACCGATCCGGTTCGACGTCGAAGGCGCGCGCGGCACGCTGTCGATCGGCACCGACTATCACGCGGAACTCGAGCCGTACCTGGGCCCGAGCGGCGCGCAGACGACGCTGACCGACACCGTGTTCTCGACCGTGCCCGGCGCCCCCGTGTTCGTCGGCAAGGCGCCCGTCTACCGGTCGAAGAATGCGGCGATCGGCATCGACCTCGATCTGAAGAATCACAACGCGTTGCAGAGCACGTTCCTGTTCGACGCGTGA
- a CDS encoding cupin domain-containing protein, translated as MPISATDLIRQFDLQPHPEGGYFRETYRAADSVVRPADGAPRAASTAIYYLLCDGAYSSWHRIRSDEVWHFYAGDPLEVWVLDERDGLTIHRLGNPLTHPGTVFQTVVPAGRWFGARCASPEHVALVGCTVAPGFEFAEFELADAAALAAAFPDYAEHVARLAQRPDA; from the coding sequence ATGCCGATTTCCGCCACCGACCTGATCCGCCAGTTCGACCTGCAGCCGCACCCCGAGGGCGGCTATTTCCGCGAAACCTACCGCGCGGCCGATTCGGTCGTGCGTCCGGCCGACGGCGCGCCGCGCGCCGCATCGACCGCGATCTACTACCTGCTGTGCGACGGCGCTTATTCGTCGTGGCACCGGATCCGCTCCGACGAGGTCTGGCATTTCTACGCCGGCGATCCGCTCGAAGTGTGGGTGCTCGACGAGCGCGACGGGCTGACGATCCACCGGCTCGGCAACCCGCTCACGCATCCGGGCACCGTGTTCCAGACGGTTGTGCCGGCCGGGCGCTGGTTCGGCGCGCGCTGCGCGTCGCCGGAGCACGTCGCGCTGGTCGGCTGCACGGTTGCGCCGGGGTTCGAGTTCGCGGAATTCGAGCTGGCCGACGCAGCCGCGCTGGCTGCCGCGTTTCCCGACTACGCGGAGCACGTCGCAAGGCTCGCGCAGCGCCCGGACGCGTGA
- a CDS encoding DUF2182 domain-containing protein has translation MAASLHRRLFPLVLTSLVGFAWVTLWAWTRSPYGRYLEHGDGAASEPFSALCRALPGGALWLPAVFDAAAWTLMILAMMLPTTLALFDAFARVVANRPDQARLLALVGVGYVVVWSGFGLVAHGLHALVLTGVAHVPALAWRGWLIGAAVFALAGAFQFSWLKEHCLDRCRTPFSFVISRWRGRTPLRNAFALGASHGLFCVGCCWALMLLMFVVGAGSLGWMLSLAALMAIEKNAAWGRQLTAPLGAALFGVAMLIVANHA, from the coding sequence ATGGCAGCGTCGCTGCATCGGCGCCTGTTTCCGCTGGTGCTCACGAGCCTCGTCGGATTCGCGTGGGTCACGTTGTGGGCGTGGACGCGCAGTCCGTACGGGCGTTATCTCGAGCACGGCGACGGTGCCGCCTCCGAACCGTTCAGCGCACTTTGTCGCGCGCTGCCGGGCGGCGCGCTATGGCTGCCGGCCGTGTTCGACGCGGCGGCCTGGACGCTGATGATCCTTGCGATGATGCTGCCGACCACGCTGGCGCTGTTCGATGCGTTCGCGCGCGTCGTCGCGAACCGCCCCGACCAGGCGCGCCTGCTCGCGCTCGTCGGCGTCGGCTACGTCGTCGTGTGGAGCGGATTCGGCCTCGTCGCGCACGGGCTGCATGCACTGGTGCTGACGGGCGTCGCGCATGTGCCGGCGCTCGCGTGGCGCGGCTGGCTGATCGGCGCGGCCGTGTTTGCGCTCGCCGGCGCATTTCAGTTCAGTTGGCTGAAGGAACACTGCCTGGACCGGTGCCGCACCCCTTTCAGTTTCGTGATCAGCCGCTGGCGCGGCCGCACGCCGTTGCGGAACGCATTTGCGCTGGGCGCAAGCCACGGGCTCTTCTGCGTCGGGTGCTGCTGGGCGCTGATGCTGCTGATGTTCGTCGTAGGCGCCGGCAGTCTCGGCTGGATGCTGTCGCTCGCCGCGCTGATGGCCATCGAAAAGAATGCGGCGTGGGGACGGCAGCTCACGGCGCCGCTCGGCGCCGCGCTGTTCGGCGTGGCCATGCTGATCGTCGCGAACCACGCGTGA
- a CDS encoding universal stress protein, which translates to MQPAQPIPTLARIALAVDPTPESLAAARYARTLLRPGMRLRIVCTIDNPRLVLPDIPRIDALLTSAREDMIREAQATNARIAALFDDSGIEVEQVVVDTSVTGGTVADALVNDTLAWRADVLVVGANPHHGLLRLVEGAMSDTLTTRARCALLIVPAGYARPSDGTLQRLMFAVDGSEPSLHAVRVGLGFAAPTTLLYAAYVIDRAVRLTDFVPVRALEDAYRAEGEDALAKVGPLFHATGNPTKRGIVETRPTSDDVAHALMRDAVHWRAELLVVGSHGRRGIAAWLIGSVARRVAHLAQVPVLLVRGAE; encoded by the coding sequence ATGCAGCCTGCTCAGCCTATCCCGACGCTCGCGCGAATCGCGCTGGCCGTCGATCCGACGCCCGAATCGCTGGCCGCCGCGCGCTACGCGCGCACACTGCTGCGCCCCGGCATGCGATTGCGCATCGTCTGCACAATCGACAACCCGCGCCTCGTATTGCCCGACATCCCGCGCATCGACGCGCTGCTGACGTCGGCGCGCGAGGACATGATCCGCGAGGCGCAAGCCACCAACGCGCGGATCGCGGCGCTGTTCGACGACAGCGGCATCGAGGTCGAGCAGGTCGTCGTCGATACGTCGGTCACGGGCGGCACGGTCGCCGATGCGCTGGTGAACGACACGCTGGCGTGGCGCGCAGACGTGCTCGTGGTCGGCGCGAATCCGCATCACGGGCTGCTGCGGCTCGTCGAAGGCGCGATGTCGGACACGCTGACGACACGCGCGCGCTGCGCGCTGCTGATCGTGCCGGCCGGCTATGCACGTCCGTCGGACGGCACGCTACAGCGGCTGATGTTCGCGGTCGACGGCAGCGAGCCGTCGCTGCACGCGGTGCGTGTCGGGCTCGGCTTCGCGGCGCCGACGACGTTGCTGTATGCGGCGTACGTGATCGATCGCGCGGTTCGTCTGACGGATTTCGTGCCGGTGCGCGCGCTCGAGGATGCGTACCGTGCGGAGGGCGAGGATGCACTCGCGAAGGTCGGTCCGCTGTTCCATGCGACCGGTAACCCGACCAAGCGCGGTATCGTCGAAACGCGTCCGACCAGCGACGATGTGGCCCATGCGCTGATGCGCGACGCCGTGCACTGGCGCGCGGAACTGCTGGTGGTCGGCTCGCACGGCCGGCGCGGCATCGCCGCCTGGCTGATCGGCAGCGTCGCGCGCCGCGTTGCGCACCTCGCGCAAGTGCCTGTCTTGCTCGTGCGCGGCGCGGAGTGA